In one window of Fibrobacter sp. UWH4 DNA:
- a CDS encoding GTP-binding protein, protein MAKEHFDRSKPHCNIGTIGHVDHGKTTLTAA, encoded by the coding sequence ATGGCAAAAGAACATTTTGACAGAAGCAAGCCGCACTGCAACATCGGCACCATCGGCCACGTTGACCACGGCAAGACCACTCTGACCGCCGCAAT